The following coding sequences lie in one Mycobacterium gordonae genomic window:
- a CDS encoding LLM class F420-dependent oxidoreductase: MKLGLQLGYWGAQPPENHAELVAAAEEAGFDAVFTAEAWGSDAYTPLAWWGRETRRVRLGTSVVQLSARTPTACAMAALTLDHLSGGRHILGLGVSGPQVVEGWYGQRFPKPLARTREYIDIVRQVWAREKPVTSDGPHYPLPLTGEGTTGLGKPLKPITHPLRADIPIMLGAEGPKNVALAAEICDGWLPIFYSPRMADTYNEWLDEGFARPGARRSRADFEVCATAQVVVTDDRSGTFEAVKPYLALYMGGMGAEDTNFHADVYRRMGYSEVVDEVTKLFRSNRKDEAAKVIPDELVDDAMIVGDLDYVRKQIVAWEASGVTMMVVGARSVEQVRDLAALT, from the coding sequence ATGAAGCTCGGGTTGCAACTGGGGTATTGGGGCGCGCAGCCGCCGGAGAACCACGCCGAACTCGTCGCGGCCGCCGAGGAGGCCGGATTCGACGCCGTCTTCACCGCCGAAGCGTGGGGTTCGGACGCCTACACGCCGCTGGCCTGGTGGGGCCGGGAGACTCGCCGCGTGCGGCTGGGCACCTCGGTGGTGCAGTTGTCAGCTCGCACCCCGACCGCCTGCGCGATGGCCGCGTTGACGTTGGATCATCTGTCCGGCGGCCGGCACATCCTCGGCCTGGGCGTGTCCGGACCGCAGGTGGTCGAGGGTTGGTATGGGCAGCGCTTCCCCAAACCGCTGGCCCGGACCCGCGAATACATCGACATCGTGCGGCAGGTGTGGGCCCGGGAGAAGCCCGTCACCAGCGACGGACCCCACTACCCGTTACCGCTGACCGGCGAGGGGACAACGGGATTGGGCAAGCCTCTCAAGCCCATCACCCATCCTCTGCGTGCCGACATCCCGATCATGCTGGGGGCCGAGGGGCCGAAGAACGTGGCACTGGCCGCCGAAATTTGTGACGGCTGGCTGCCCATCTTCTATTCGCCGCGGATGGCCGACACCTACAACGAATGGCTGGACGAGGGATTCGCCCGGCCGGGCGCCCGCCGCAGCCGGGCGGACTTCGAAGTCTGCGCGACGGCGCAGGTGGTGGTGACCGACGACCGTTCCGGGACCTTCGAGGCGGTCAAGCCGTATCTGGCCCTCTACATGGGTGGCATGGGCGCCGAGGACACCAACTTCCACGCCGACGTCTACCGCCGCATGGGCTACTCCGAGGTGGTCGACGAGGTCACCAAGCTGTTTCGGTCGAACCGCAAGGACGAGGCGGCCAAGGTCATCCCCGACGAGCTCGTCGACGATGCGATGATCGTCGGCGACCTGGACTACGTGCGTAAGCAAATCGTGGCCTGGGAGGCATCCGGTGTCACCATGATGGTGGTGGGCGCCCGCAGCGTTGAACAGGTACGGGACCTCGCGGCACTGACCTGA
- a CDS encoding Zn-ribbon domain-containing OB-fold protein, translated as MTASSSGPALIDHPEPPLSATLTFAFDYTRSAGPTLGKFFTALRERRVLGARGSDGRIHVPPPEYDPVTYEPLGEMVPVESVGTVVSWTWQPAPIGGEPLDRPFAWALIKLDGADTPLIHAVDAGSPDAIETGARVHVHWADETVGAITDIAYFALGDEAEDTPEPQAGLDPVTMVVTPVSLAIQHTASHEESAYLRAIAEGKLLGARTGETGKVYFPPHGADPATGVPTTEFVELPDKGTVTTFAIINIPFQGQRIKPPYVAAYVLLDGADIPFLHLVADVDAHEVRMGMRVEAVWKPREEWGFGIDNIEYFRPTGEPDAEYDTYKHHL; from the coding sequence GTGACTGCCAGTTCAAGCGGCCCGGCCCTGATCGATCACCCTGAGCCGCCCCTTTCTGCAACGTTGACCTTTGCCTTCGACTACACCCGTTCGGCGGGTCCCACCCTCGGCAAGTTTTTCACCGCACTGCGTGAGCGCCGCGTCCTGGGAGCACGCGGTTCCGACGGCCGGATACATGTTCCGCCGCCGGAGTACGACCCGGTCACCTACGAGCCGCTGGGCGAGATGGTACCGGTGGAAAGCGTCGGCACTGTCGTGTCGTGGACGTGGCAGCCCGCCCCGATCGGCGGCGAACCGCTGGACCGCCCGTTCGCGTGGGCGCTGATCAAGTTGGACGGCGCCGATACCCCGTTGATTCACGCGGTCGATGCCGGCTCGCCGGACGCGATCGAGACCGGCGCCCGGGTGCACGTGCACTGGGCCGACGAGACCGTCGGCGCCATCACCGACATCGCTTACTTCGCACTCGGCGACGAGGCCGAGGACACGCCTGAGCCGCAGGCCGGCCTCGACCCGGTGACCATGGTCGTCACGCCTGTCTCGCTGGCGATCCAGCACACCGCGTCCCACGAGGAGAGCGCGTACCTACGTGCGATCGCCGAAGGAAAACTGTTGGGCGCCAGAACTGGTGAGACCGGGAAGGTGTATTTCCCGCCGCATGGCGCTGACCCGGCGACCGGCGTGCCCACCACCGAATTCGTCGAACTGCCGGACAAGGGCACGGTGACCACGTTCGCGATCATCAATATTCCGTTCCAGGGCCAGCGCATCAAACCGCCTTACGTGGCGGCCTACGTGTTGCTCGACGGCGCCGACATTCCGTTCCTGCACCTGGTCGCCGATGTCGACGCGCACGAGGTGCGCATGGGCATGCGCGTCGAGGCGGTGTGGAAACCCCGTGAGGAGTGGGGATTCGGCATCGACAACATCGAATACTTCCGGCCCACAGGCGAACCGGACGCCGAATACGACACCTACAAACACCACCTGTAA